Within the Arachis duranensis cultivar V14167 chromosome 10, aradu.V14167.gnm2.J7QH, whole genome shotgun sequence genome, the region TCTACTAAATTTTAGTATCTATATGGgtaaataattttagttttttctcATACTAATGCTTCGGATCTTTCTATATGGATACACTACTTTAACCTTTTTTCTCATACTAAATTTTGGAGacttttgataaaattatatgtTATACAACCCAAAGACACACTATTTTATTAAATGTTTTATCTTTAAATTCTTCCTGTTGTAATAATAAATCATGATCTTTCATTAGATATTAGATATACacaatatttgttttttttttaatattacctCTCTAGCATTTTTCTTCCAACATTCATCTTACATCAAACACAAAATTAAATATCCTAagaatattttaacaaaaagtaGTTTACCACaatctcatttaaattttttatctaatataaaaatttaattacaaaattttaaatcgtaaagtttaattaataattctctaaaactATTAAATTGTGTTTGTTTGTAGagattgtaattaaaattaaaagataaaaaataaaaactcattattatatttaataattagaNTATATTTTGTGTCATGTACTCATGCTGTGTTGAGGTGAGGAGGTGGAAGGGAAGATGAGGGAGGGTGAGGGTGTTGGAGTCTCTTGGGAttgatttttgttaatttttaattaataaagataattcaataattttatttgttttaatttttatatttattttaaattaaataaaatattaagacaTAAATAAATTCTACACATTTTAAGTCAAATATAacacaaatatttaattttttttataacgtttaaatttagtatatgtgtcataatttttatcttatatctcCTTTTCAAACGCAACCTAACCAttttagaataaatttaaaacttttttggggaaaatatttatattttattttaaataaaatagagcAAGCCGGATCCAAAAAGGGTCAATTTTCGGTTTGGCGACCCGGAAACGAGAATCCCTCAATCCTCCTCATTCCTGAGTCACAGACTCAACTCAACTCAACAAGCTCACGCCTCACGCAGCTGAGATTCGAATTTCGATCGTTCTTCTTTCTGCTCCGTTCTCAATTTTCCCTCATTCTTTTCTCTCTAACCAAACACTCTCAATACCCTGCTTCAGGTAAAACTAAAGCTTCatcttctattttgattttttctttttcgcttCGTTGAAGGGggaacaataaaaaaaagtaactgAAACCCAAAATTCAAAGACCCTTTCTCACCCAAACCCCCAAAGGTATGCGCTTTCGTGATTCCTTCTTCAATTTATTTCTATTCCGATTTCGCCCTTCTATATTTTTATCTGCTTATATAACCCCCACTGTGATTCGATGATTGGGGAAGTAACCTTCGCTTGCTACTGTTTCTTCTGCTTTGCTGTTAATTTAATGCACTGCgaggtttttagtttttagtttttaggtTACACTTACACTTGTTTTATTGTTTCATAAAGTGAAGTATGTTTACATGTGCATGTGTATTTTTCAGGTTAAATTTGGCATCAAAATGCCAGATGTTCAGGCCCTTGTCAATGATTTTGTCAATCAACTTAAAAAAcggtatatttttttcttttttgtaccTTTTATTAGTCATAAGGTTGTTTGAGTTCAATGGTTGATGAAAGTAGGAACCATCTTCTGATTTGTGAATTTAAGAACTAATTTAGCGGCTTTCTTTTGTGTGTGTGCGGTATTAGTAAAATTGAAGGGTCTCAGGCCACAGCAAAGCAGACAGCGGAGGTGCTTCGGTCTGTGATTTCGCAGCAGCGCGTGCCACACACAAACCAGGCTGCAGCTTTGATTAATGCAGTAAGGGCAGTTGGGGAGCAGCTTATTGCTGCAAATCCTGTTGGTATGTAGAAATTTAGCCCCTTCTTTTAGAATTTTAGTATAGAAATGATAGGTTTTTTTATTATACAGCCAACCTCATCTAGTGAGATAAGACTTAGTTGTTTGTTATGTACCTTGGGGGATTTAAGGGTGTGTTTGAGAAAGTTGAAAAGTTAAACTTATTTCAATAATCACTTTTTATATAATTGGTCGTGTGATAGTTAATTTATATTTGGATAACTTTGCTAAGAAGTAACCCTAAAATTACTATGTAGTATATGGAATGACTGTTTGGTATGATCATAAGCTTCAAAAGGTTGATATAACTATAGGCTAGTTTTCagctttatgataagctttcaattATAATCGGGAAAAAAATGATATCCAAGCATGCTCCTCTAAAGTGAGCATGCATGTATAAGGAGTTAACTGCCCTTGGATCAACAACTTCCATTGTGCAGTGAGCTCTACTTAATGATCCAAGGGTAGCTAACATTTTACTTTCCTATTTTAGAAGAATCAAATTTATGTCTAGAGATCTATTTGCCTAGCTCCACCTTCTGTCAAAAGATATTTTACAGTCACATGCATTAGTGGTTAATTTGGAATTATGGAGGTCAATTTCATTTGCATATTATAACATGTCATGCATGTGATTGCAGAGCTAGCAGTGGGAAATATTGTGAGGCGTATTTTACACATTATAAGGGAGGAGGATCTTTCCCTTGCAACAGCTGCTATGGCTGGTTTGGGGCTGTCAGTTGCtagtgatgatgaagatgacATGGAGCGAAGTGACCAGCCCATTCTATCTGCTGCTGCTGTTGCAGCTGCTGCAAGAAGCACCTTGCGTCCACCATCCTTGCAAACTCTTCTAGAGGATATGCCTGATTCAGCTGCTGTTCCACACACGTCTTCCTCAGGGGGTGATTCTGAAGGGAAAAGCAGATGTGAGGATGCATGTTATTACTGGATTTCTTCTCTGTGTGTTCACTTTGTTTGCTCTACTTATCCCATGTTACTGTGGGTGTATTTGATGATAAaatcattgttattttattggTGTATTGCATGTGTTTTTTGAGTTTTGCTTTGTTTTTCTCTATTTCAGCGGTTGACAAAGGTTCAAGAGGTCGGAAGTTGAAGCATGATGTCATTGAAGCAGTTAATGAACTTATTCAGGACATATCCACTTGCTATGAACAAATAGCTGAGCAAGCAATAGAGCACATTCATCAAAAGTTTGTTTCTTCATAAACTATCTTATGATATACTCTTACGCTCTTGTTATTTTAAGGTGTTTGTTGCCTTGTTTAATGACATGTTATACTTGCTCCCCAAAGCTCAGATTGATCTGTGACTGTGAAAATCTTGTGTGTAAAACTTTACATATTTGTGCTTTCAACTCATTTGAGTGTCTACAATCTACCTAGAAtcatgcatttttatttttggatcaaTTCTAGGACTCCCTGCATTTTCGCAAATAGGCATTGATAAATGGGTCCAACATTGTCTACACTATTTTTTATAGTATGGAAGACTGCACTTGGtaggtagggtagggtagacCAATGCAGATGGAATATCTTTCTACGGTAACTGTTTATCTTTATGTCGAAGCATGATGGCATTACTAATTACTGGAATAGCTATAATTCTCTGTCTGACATAATTGGTCAGAGctaatatgtatataatattcaattcCCTAATGTTTATATTTGATGCATGTCATGTAACTATCAGGACAAATGTTTTTATGTTTGTTGAAGCAACTCTGATCTGGTTCATTGCGTTGTTCTTATTGGGAGAATGGGTTATTGCTTCCATCCATGTTACTCAGATTAAAGgcttgataatattttttactagCATTAGGGTCCATACGCGCTCTGCATATTTACAGTTGATTTATCAGCTTCTGTCTTGTTATTGGTGtctgtttctttttatttctttctatttacatagaagaaaattatattttatttaaccaTTTACACTACTCTTTGCGTGATTTCCAGTGAGGTAATATTGACCCTGGGCAGTTCAAAAACTGTGTTGGAATTTCTTTGTGCTGCAAAGGAAAAAAAGAGATCATTTAAGGTCTTTGTTGCCGAGGGTGCACCAAGGTTGGTATTAGAGGCTACATACCATTTGCAAGGGTTGATGCTGGTTTTTCagcatttgatttgattatatTCTGCATTGATCGTTTTCTGTTTATGATACATTCAATTAGATATCAAGGACACCTCCTTGCAAAAGATTTGGCTGCTAGAGGCTTACAAACCACAGTAATTACTGATTCAGCAGTTTTTGCCATGATTTCCCGAGTTAACATGGTATGCACTGATCCTGGcaatatatttttaagaaatgAGACTCTTATGCTGAAGTCAAATTGGTTTCGTCATATATAGGTTATAGTTGGAGCTCATGCTGTGATGGCTAATGGTGGAGTGATCGCCCCGGTTGGTTTGAATATGGTTGCACTTGCAGCTCAAAGGCATGCTGTTCCATTTGTCGTACTTGCTGGGAGTCACAAGGTTTATATTGTTAAACATtttctcatctttttcttctcagGTTATAATGTTAAACATGTTCCTTATCTGCCTCATTTGTAACATCCTAGGAGACAAGAGTTATGGCATTTGATGTCTGCATGTAATCTATTTCATTGTTATGCTAAATCATAAAATGggaactatatatatatatatataatggtttcTGAAAATATGAATGTCTGGGACACGAGTTGAATCTCTTCTTGTTGCATGTATATTCCTAATTAACATGGGTTGAAATATCAGAATCACAAGTTTAAGCTGAAAACCACGTCCTGCTCAATAGTTGGACTAAAGTTGTATGGtttcttaatttcaattttagcCATATGTTAAGGTATTGTGTGTATGTTGATCAATTGAGTTTGAAGATGTGTAAATTGGATTACCAGAATCAAAATAAACAATATGAATTTGTTgcttctaatttaatttagtgaattttcaaaatcaatcaccaAACAATATTGGATAGATCCAAACCAAATTATAGAGATTTGAAATTTGGAGTTTAACAATATTCTGTACAATAAGAATGAAACAGCTGGATCTTAGTTATTGATTCACTTGAGTGCTAACCATTTATTGCTAGTATGACAACTTTAGTGCCGTATCCTTGCGTAGGAATTAAATTGGGTTGCTTCATAGTTTTAGTTATCGACCATCTTGCTATTGTTGAAAGTTGCTTTATCTTGTTAACAGCTGTGCCCTTTGTATCCGCACAATCCTGAAGTCCTACTGAATGAGCTGAGATCCCCATCTGAGCTACTTGACTTTGGGGAATTCTCAGATTGCATGGATTCTGCTAGCGGCGCTGGCTCTCTTCACATTGTTAATCCAACATTTGATTATGTGCCACCTAAACTCGTTAGTTTGTTTATTACTGACACGTAAGTTGAACTGAAGTAGATGAAATTCTCAAATAGCTTATCGTTATCTCCTGAAAATTAATGTGCTAATTGGTATCTCTTTCCGTATTTGATAATCTGCAAATTACTTCTCAGTGGAGGGCATAACCCGTCCTATATGTACCGACTCATAGCGGATTACTACTCGGCTGATGATCTGGTGGTGAAAGGAAGGCCTACTACAGGGAGTTGAGCAATTGAGTTTCGGCTACCCTAATTTTTGTTCTATAATGGTAAGCCGTatgaaattaatattatatacttCTGTTTGTCATTGTCTCTATATTGTATTGGTTAGTCACATTTTCTTAAACAGAAAGAACATGTAAAGAGGTTGAGTATTTTTTTGCATATTCAAAGATCAATGAAGCTTGATCCCTAAAGGGATGCTACATGCTACTATGGTTATGTCTGAATCTGAGTTTCTTTCCCATAATTCTTTCCCTCAGCTTGGTGTCTTCATCAATATGTTTCTGTTTTAAGAGGTCTCTTATAGGATGACGAATAGTTATACTATTGATAAATTCATATGGCCAAGTCTGTTTTTTTAAACCATAAATTCTGACTTTTCTAAAGTAAATTGACTTTTGATAATCAGTCTGTAAGTTACGACATATTATGCCGATTAATTCATGTAGTTTTACCCCTTTTGGCGAAAAGGGGCTTTGTTGTTGCATTTCTCTATTCTATCAACCCTGTGGAGCAATGACATTGCTCTGGTGAATTTTCAGGTTTCTGATGTTCTCTGATGAAGCATAGGCTAGAGCTACATGTTCACGATCATTTTGCGCGCAAGAAAGTGGGCCACATGTAACACTGGGGAACTGGGGGTTGACAAATTATATAGAGAAAAAGGGATATGGGAAAATTATCAGGTGAAACAAGATTGCATTTTTGTGGTTGCTGACCACGATGGGGTACACATTTTGTGCATATAACCCTTTTAGTCTTTGTTTAAGATCCAGCCTTTCTGATTTTTGGTCCATTCATGTGAGCATTCAAGAGTCCCCAACTTTCTGTTTtgatgtatatttttttgttactcCCAGGAAAAAAAGGTATCAGAGATCTTTATTCTTTACACACAAATTTCTAGTTTAGTTTGTTTAGTTGATTTATTCCAACATGTAGTTGCCATAGAAACCTTTTATTCCTGGTATGTTATTTGGAGGCACAAGAATCATGAATTTTTGCAGGTGAATCATGAATGGCTTGTTTTGAGATGGCATTtaaattcttgaaattgatgagaatgttttctttgatttgaaatttgttTATGATTAGTGCTAATAATCAGCTTTCAGAGACAACAATGATTCAATACAGAGTGAATAAATTTGGTTATGGTGTTTACTATTTGGGACTAAATTGGAACACTGAAAATTTGGTTGGAGGACCAAGTTTCAActttcatataaaattaataaaagatgtTCTATTCTATGTACTCTTAATTTAAGACTATTTATATTCAAATACAGAGaatatttcatatattttttacatttttttaatggtATTGGTACAACAACTATTTGttccaaattttaaattttcgatttctaactttttatttcttttccccCCTCACTGCTGAGTGCATTTACATAGGATATGCTTTTTAATAATCTGactgagataaaaaaaaaaatttaattataagatTATTTACActaaattttactaaaatagaatatttaattcttatttatgtatattttagaCAAATAGaatatattgattttttaaaacataTCAAATAGACATAGTTCTTGATTTACATGAAAGTTGTAAGAACAATTTATAAGAATTAACTTTTAATCAAATAGTGAATTTACATATATTACTCAATGGTGTAATAATTAGTTAAAGTTATGAGTGTTATTTAATCGTATATAATTAATTGTTGTAGTTTATATATACACTACAATGCAAtatacctttttttttaaatctggattactatatacttatatatgcctaaaaaaattaaatatcttcCTTACTTTGCGTGAAGCATCCATACATATATTTTCTCATTTATAAAACTGAAATAATTCTAAAAGAATACAAATatatcttcctcttcttttttctttttatcgctattaatttattaatttatattaatctgaaatttaaaaacaaaataaggaCAATTTACACAATTATAAATCACAATTCAAtattatacaaatacaataaattaaaaaaagttatattgattctctttgttttttatATAAACTTACACTTTTTAAAGTCTTACACAAATATACATAAACTACTAGTCTACTAGATAGCATTTGATGAAAAGATAGAGACAAAAAGACTGAGACTAAAAAACGGAGACTaagagacaaaaattaaaataaatctattcTATTTGGTGCAAAGTaggagacagaaattgaaacaagaatgaaattctaatttaatttgtacaaagggtaaaattgaaattaattaattaaaatgaaggtattttaggtataaaatgttattaaagtttcagtctgcATCTCTAAAACTTTTAATTTCCTGTATTCTCACTTTTTAGATGTACTGAAATACTTAAATTTTGGGATCAGAGACAAAAATTATAGTACCAATTTCTGAACTAACAAATATGATACTGAATTTTAGTCTTCCAATCTCTATCtcaatacctcaaaacaaaaGCTACCCTATATAGTACATGGCAGTTTATGTGAAGATATATAAAACTCTATGAGGTAATagcaatttatataaaaaataaaaaaatctaaatataatttttttatttattatatttgtgtAATATTAAAATGTGTAAATTATCCAGAAAATAaccttaaaattaaaagtaggtAGCATGACAGTATGACACCTCCT harbors:
- the LOC107471963 gene encoding uncharacterized protein LOC107471963 yields the protein MPDVQALVNDFVNQLKKRKIEGSQATAKQTAEVLRSVISQQRVPHTNQAAALINAVRAVGEQLIAANPVELAVGNIVRRILHIIREEDLSLATAAMAGLGLSVASDDEDDMERSDQPILSAAAVAAAARSTLRPPSLQTLLEDMPDSAAVPHTSSSGGDSEGKSRSVDKGSRGRKLKHDVIEAVNELIQDISTCYEQIAEQAIEHIHQNEVILTLGSSKTVLEFLCAAKEKKRSFKVFVAEGAPRYQGHLLAKDLAARGLQTTVITDSAVFAMISRVNMVIVGAHAVMANGGVIAPVGLNMVALAAQRHAVPFVVLAGSHKLCPLYPHNPEVLLNELRSPSELLDFGEFSDCMDSASGAGSLHIVNPTFDYVPPKLVSLFITDTGGHNPSYMYRLIADYYSADDLVVKGRPTTGS